In a single window of the Larimichthys crocea isolate SSNF chromosome XVII, L_crocea_2.0, whole genome shotgun sequence genome:
- the mknk1 gene encoding MAP kinase-interacting serine/threonine-protein kinase 1, giving the protein MVRYSMMAETFQHPLQGNSLAVGQVGQSCRGIQENGVTSEERQHLSQGPAETEKSQPVNIPDAAKRKKKKRTRATDSSTGTFDDLYKLTDEVLGQGAYAKVQGCISLQNGQEYAVKIIEKSAGHSRSRVFREVETLYQCQGNKNILELIQFFEDNSCFYLVFEKLRGGSILTHIQNRKHFDELEASKVVRDIAQALDFLHTKGIAHRDLKLENILCEYTDRVSPVKICDFDLGSGVKLSSACTPITTPELTTPCGSAEYMAPEVVEVFTDEASFYDKRCDLWSLGVILYILLSGSPPFTGHCGTDCGWDRGETCRTCQSHLFESIQQGKYEFPEKDWAHITDGARDLISKLLVRDATLRLSAAQVLKHPWMQGNAPERGLPTPHVLQRNSSAKDLTQFAAEAIAFNRQLSQHDEQQEDVGIIVCSMRLSPPSNSRLARRRAQSNALRTRDFAPASDDLAA; this is encoded by the exons ATGGTGAGGTACAGCATGATGGCAGAGACCTTCCAGCACCCTCTCCAG GGTAACTCCCTGGCTGTCGGCCAAGTGGGGCAAAGCTGCAGGGGAATTCAGGAGAATGGGGTCACTTCAGAGGAGAGGCAGCACCTTTCCCAAGGCCCAGCAG aaacagagaaaagccaGCCAGTGAATATCCCAGATGCagctaaaagaaagaagaagaaaaggacgAGAGCGACCGACAGCTCCACGGGCACTTTTGATG ATCTTTACAAACTAACTGATGAGGTGCTTGGTCAGGGCGCTTATGCTAAAGTTCAAGGATGTATAAGTCTGCAGAATGGACAGGAGTATGCTGTGAAG aTCATAGAGAAGAGTGCAGGACACAGCCGCAGCAGAGTGTTTCGAGAAGTGGAGACTCTATACCAGTGTCAAGGAAACAA GAACATTTTGGAATTGATCCAGTTCTTTGAAGACAACTCCTGCTTTTATTTGGTCTTTGAAAAGCTGCGTGGAG GCTCCATTCTTACACACATCCAGAACCGAAAGCACTTTGATGAGCTGGAGGCCAGTAAGGTGGTCAGGGACATTGCTCAAGCTCTTGACTTCCTACACACAAAAG GCATTGCCCACAGGGACCTTAAGCTGGAGAACATCCTTTGTGAATACACTGATCGG GTGTCCCCAGTTAAAATCTGTGATTTCGACTTGGGAAGTGGAGTGAAGCTCAGCAGTGCCTGTACACCTATAACGACGCCAGAGCTCACCACACCG tGTGGATCAGCAGAGTACATGGCTCCGGAAGTAGTGGAGGTGTTCACTGATGAGGCTTCCTTCTACGACAAGCGTTGCGACCTTTGGAGTCTGGGGGTCATCCTCTACATCCTGCTGAGCGGCAGTCCCCCCTTCACGGGACACTGTGGCACAGACTGCGGCTGGGACCGGGGAGAAACCTGCAGAACCTGCCAG AGTCACCTGTTTGAGAGCATCCAGCAGGGCAAGTATGAATTTCCAGAGAAGGACTGGGCTCACATCACCGATGGGGCCAGAGATCTTATATCCAAGCTGTTGGTCCGGGATGCAACCTTGCGCCTCAGTGCTGCTCAGGTCCTCAAGCACCCTTGGATGCAGGGG AATGCTCCAGAGAGAGGTCTTCCAACTCCTCATGTTCTGCAGAG GAACAGCAGCGCCAAAGACCTGACCCAGTTTGCAGCAGAAGCCATCGCCTTTAACCGGCAGCTATCCCAGCACGACGAGCAGCAGGAGGACGTTGGGATCATCGTTTGCTCCATGAggctctctcctccttccaaCTCCAGGCTGGCCCGCAGGCGGGCGCAATCTAACGCCCTGCGCACCAGAGATTTCGCGCCAGCATCGGACGACCTCGCAGCGTGA